Sequence from the Panicum virgatum strain AP13 chromosome 5N, P.virgatum_v5, whole genome shotgun sequence genome:
CGCTCCCCCTCGGCACGGTCGCCAAGCTCCTCACCGCGGGCGCTGCCgtccccgccaccgccgtggtGACCAAACTTCCGACCGGGGGCGCCATGGTCGGCTCCGTCGGCAACCTCCACCGCAGCGTGGAGGCGCTCGACGCCGGCCACGTCTGCCGCCGCGAGGCCACCGACGCTCTGCTCGAGCCCGCCGTCCTCCAGCtggtggccgccgcgccggcgccgaacgGGCGCCTCTTCAGGTGCAAGGGCTGCCCCTGCTCCCCTCGCTGCTACGACTACGCCACCAGGGTCAGCGGCACGCGGTGCCCCGTGTGCAAGGGCGAGATGACGGCGGAGGTGCAGCTCGTGGAGCCCGACGGCGCCGcgaagcccgcggcggcggcggcgggcgaggggAGAACCACGGGGTACGTGCGGGAGATGGCGACGTACACCGTGATGGACGACCTCTCGGTGGCGCCCATGTCCACCATCTGCGCCGTCACCGCCCTCGCCGGCCTCGGCGTCACCGACATCACCGGGCTCCAGGCCAAGACAGTTGAGATCGGCTACAAAGAGGTGATTATCTTGAGCTCATGTACGATTGGTTTGCGTAGAGATTAGTGTGCAGTGTGCTCTGATCTGTTGCATAttctgacgttttcgtgcgtgcGTTTTGACCCGTGGGCAGGGCTTGGCGTTGCTGAAGGCGTCGTTGGAGTCGCAGACCGTGCTCACCGACGTCTTCCTCGGCGCAAAAGGGAGTAGTGGCGCAGGAGCTGCGCTGGACTGGGGCCTCGGAATCCGTATAGATTCAGGGGTTTAAATTAGGGGCTCCTAAAGCACAGTTGAAGTTGACGCACTTTCGTTTCAAAATTGTTCAAATTTGGCATGGCTGGATCCATTTCCTTGGTTTCTTGTAGTACCCTGTATGGGTTCAATCGAACCAGGGGCGTGAGAGCCTTGCGACCGCACATTGCCCCCAAATTTGAAGGGCcctaaaatataaaatataccTTATATATAGTAATATAGTAGGCTTCAATTTTATTAATTTGCAGTCCAATCCATAGCAAAACAAGGTCCAAATTGCACCCAGAAGTCACACATTGTATTCCTAATTGTCGATAGTCCGACGTCTAGCCTTCTGCTCGGTGGCTGCGATAGTGCTCGATCGATCACCGACACCAAAGGCAAGAGACGCCGCTTCGTCTCCTGTCGCGCACTGACACTCATGCCTCGCGGGAGCGGACTCGCGCCTGGCGGTCACCGTCACGGTGTCCACTTGCCGATGCTGATCACTAGACATGAGTCGTGAGGCGCCCACGGGCCATGGCTACTCTTTGATGGCTATGGAAGCCTAGTCGCCGCTGCCGTGCTGTGGTTGCTGCAGCCAGCGCCTCAGGCTCAGGGTCGGGGCCTTGGCTCTCCGGCTTTTGCCTTCACAGTGCGCCTGCACAATACGAAGACATCGAGCCAAATAAAACTATTGTTACTTATTACCATTATTTAATTTTGTTAAGTTATTATAGGTCCATCTTAAAATTTCGCACTGGCCCCCCGGTTTGGCCGGGACGCCCCTGATCGAACAGTTCCATGTCCTCATTTGCCACTGCCGATTCCGATTAGTGGCTTGCCAGTTACTCCGATCCCTCAGGTCTAACGGTGTATAAATCTTGCGAGCATATTCTATTAGCAGTATCCGTAGTAGTAGATACCTGCAACCAAACACGAGGATGTCCCTCTATCGAGGATCATCCCATCCATGAACAAGTTGATGCAACATTCACTTCCATATCTTCAGTTGCTAATTGCCTACTGGTGATATATTGTAGGGCTTGCTATACTCTGTATTCCCTCCGTTCCCAGGCATTTTCCTTTAATTATGAAATGTTAGATTACTAAAAAAATTGACTCAACATATCTGCAAGAAATGTTAAATAAAAACGTGCTAGATCGACATTTATTATAAAATTTGTTAACTCAACAAATCTCATAAAAGAAGCTGAAATCATGGCATTAGAAATTGTGTGCTACTACAAGTTTGTGTTGAGTTGGAAAATGCAATTAATCTATCATATGTGAAACACTGATTTATTTTAATCcaaaaattgtatttaaaattaTGTGCCTGTTACCAGGCACAAACAAAGCTCAGAAAATGTAGAACTTGAAGGTCACCATCAGGCCATCACCGATGTCCTCCACCGCTAGGAGCGCCTGGAACTGGAATGAACCAACAGCAACGGAAACTAAAAAAAATCTCAGCGGAGAAGAGAGCACTCACACAGACACGCGCCGCCGCAAAACGGGCCACTCACCTGCGTTGGGCTAGCTGGCCGCCTTCGTGGGCCGAGCCGAGCTGGAGCCCGCTGCCGAATGTGACAGGCCGTTTTGCGGCACCAGGGCCCGGCCCACTACGGCCTGGACAGTATCTGGGCCGTCCGGCGGCAGAGGGTAGAGGCACCAGAGCAGAGAAAGCGCCATGATCAGGACCTGCGCGTGCtgttgctgcagcctgcagtcCCAATGCTTGCCTGTTGCCTGTACCGAGGAAGGCGAGGATGTCCAATAAATTTGTCATCTGCTCAAGCCGCTTAATTGATTGTATTAACTTGAGCTCGAGGCTGGCCGTGGCCCCAACCTCCTCTTCCCTTTCGAACAAACATTCAGAGGCAGTGCTCGATCAGTATATATGGTGTAGCCCGACGATGCTCCACAGACCACACCTGCACGGTCACACCACAAACCTTCCTTCCAGTACTTCACTGCTCGCGCAAGGATGGCCCTGGCGACCTGCTCAAGAACAAGGGCTAGCAGCACGCTGAGCATGAGGCTGCTGGCCGACGCCAAGGCAGGGCGCGTGCTGTACGCCGAGGCCGGCAAGGACGTCGTGGacctcctcttctccctcctcacCCTGCCCGTCGCCACGGTCGTCAAGCTCCTGACCGCGGACGCCATGGCCGGCTGCGTCGGCAATAACCTCTACGGCAGCGTCGAGCGGCTGGACGCGGCCTACGTCCGCTCCGCCGACGCCAGGGCCGCGCTGCTCGCGCCGGCCGGCGGGTACGAGAGCGGGAGGCTCCTCCAGCTGCAACCCGCCGCCGTGGAAGTCTACCAGTGTGGCAAGGGCGGCACCGGCGACTGCTACACAGCTACGTGGCCGTGGTGAGGAGCACGCCGTGCCGCCACTGCCGAGGCGCGATGAACGTGCCCATCGAGCTCGTgggctgctccggcggcggcggcggcggcggcggcggcttcggtcTCTGATCTCGCAGGCGCGGGGTTCGTGATGGAGATCGTGATGTACACGGTCATGGACGACCTCCAGGTCGCGCCCATGTCCACCATCTCCAGCATCGCCGCCCTCAATGCCCTGGGCATCACGGACATCAGCTCGCTCCAGGAGAAGTCAGTTCGAGTGGGGTACAACGAGGCAAGTTCAATTTCGTGATCGATTTTTTTAGGGGTCTTTCGTGGTCGATTTTCAGAAAATTATGTGGATTTCAACTAATTCACGTGCTAGATTTCAACTAGTTCCAGTGGGGTACATCATGCTGTGCAGGGTTTGGAAATGCTGAGAGCGTCGCTGCAGTCGGAGACCGTGCTCACGGACATCTTCCTCGGGAAGAAGACACGGGAGGCTGCCGCCGCACctctggagaagaagaagaacatggaggtcgctgccgctgcgccttcggagaagaagaagaaaccgaTGGATTCCCCGTCTACAAAGAATAAGAAGAAATCGGATGCGAAGTGGAATACAAAATCGCTCGATAATCATCATTATCGGTAAAATTTATCGTTACCGATGCTAGTTGAAAATAAAAACTAACTGGAATTTCAACGGATTttaatgcaaaatttaaaaaatttataaaaaagtagagaatttatttttataaaaaactagaCACTCTCTTGATTCCAAAATGCTGTCACCTGTTGAAAGTAATAATTGTTTGTctagtggtggtggtgatgaagGCAACACcgatgatgacgatgacaatGATGATGGAGGGAGTGGTTATGCCGTATCTAGTCAAACTGGTGGAAGGAGTGGTTGTAGTATGTCGTCTATTAGATTTACCGGGGAGACATAT
This genomic interval carries:
- the LOC120674481 gene encoding uncharacterized protein LOC120674481 — its product is MKMKLLVDTKAGRVLYAEAGKDVVDFLFSLLALPLGTVAKLLTAGAAVPATAVVTKLPTGGAMVGSVGNLHRSVEALDAGHVCRREATDALLEPAVLQLVAAAPAPNGRLFRCKGCPCSPRCYDYATRVSGTRCPVCKGEMTAEVQLVEPDGAAKPAAAAAGEGRTTGYVREMATYTVMDDLSVAPMSTICAVTALAGLGVTDITGLQAKTVEIGYKEGLALLKASLESQTVLTDVFLGAKGSSGAGAALDWGLGIRIDSGV